The segment TCTTCTTTTTCATCGATGAAAGCTTGCTGTACCTTTTCTGCTTCAGCTAATTCAGCAGCAGTTGGATTAACAAAAATCTTGTTGTTAATTGCGTCAAGAACCAGCATGTCACCGTTCTTAACTTGTTTAGTAATATCGTTGGTACCTACAATCGCTGGAAGTTCTAGAGAACGAGCCATGATTGAAGTATGAGAAGTACGACCGCCGATATCACATGCGAAACCAAGCACGTAATCAAGGTTGATTTGCGCAGTTTCAGAAGGTGTTAGGTCATTAGCAACTAGGATAACTCGCTCATTGATGTTAGCGAGTGAAACTACATTGATGCCTAGTGCGTTCTTAACAAAACGAGAACCGATATCACGGATATCTGTTGCACGCTCTTTTAGGTATTCGTCGTCTAGAGACTCAAGCGCAGAAGCTTGCTCTTCGATAACAGTGTAAATAGCGTTATCTGCTGACAGCTTATCGTTTTTGATGAGTGCTAAAATTTCTTCTTCTAGCTCTTCATCTTCAAGCAACATGATGTGGCCTTCAAAGATGGCTTCTTTTTCTTCACCAAACGTTTCAAGCGCTTTTTGCTTGATTACTTCTAACTGTGCAGAAGCTTTGTTGCGAGCGTCGTAAAAACGAGCAACTTCAGATTCTACTTGATCGTCAGAAATGGTGTTTGTATTTAGGACAATTTCATCTTCTTGAAGTAGTAGTGCTTTACCGATAGCAATACCTGGAGATGCTAGGATACCTGAAATCATAGCTTTACCTTAAATTGGTCAACTGTAAACGGGAGATAAATGGACGCAGGCGCTAAAGATATTTTTAGCTTATTCTTTGAATAATATCCAACAAAGCCACTTTGGTTGTCCAAAATGGCTTTGAATTGGAATAGACCTGATTAGTGAAGTTGGTCCATTAGTGCTACTAGGTGGTCAACAGCTTTTTGAGCTTGAGGACCTTCTGCAGAGATAGTTACTACAGTGCCTTTAACTAGACCTAGTGTTTGAAGCTTGAATAGGCTCTTAGCACTAGCACTTTTGCCGTTAGAAGTAACAGTGATATCCGCATCGAAAGCTTTAGCTTCTTTAACGAATTGTGCCGCAGGACGAGTGTGAAGACCGTTTTCTGCAGTAATTTCTACTTTCTTCTCGTACATGTGATATACCCCAATAATTTATTTTTTGTAAGTTTATTAACCAGTTTTAGCTTAACCTTAGAAGCGCGTTTCTGCTAGCAGAGTAACGTGCTTTTCGTGTTAGAACTGATACTGATCTAAAATTCGTCAATCGTATTGCCTGTGAGTTGGCGATTACCATTGAACTGGAATTTTTATTGCTTCTTTATTTTGAAGCTAAAAATAAAACAGGGTGATATTACCAAAGGTAGAAATAGGATCAACAAAAAAGCCCCATCAAGGGGCTTTTTTAAATGAAAAATTGATTTAACCACATATTACTGTTGGTTTTCTTTTTCCGTGAAAATGCCAGCAAATAGGGCTGTACTTAGGTAACGTTCACCTGAACTTGGCAGTACGGTTACAATTGTTTTTCCTTCAAATTCAGGAAGTTCAGCCAAACGGTTAGCTGCAACAACTGCTGCACCTGAAGAGATACCTGCAAGGATACCTTCCTCTTCCATTAGGCGGCGAGCCATATCAATTGCTTCGTCAGAAGTTACTGTTTCAACGCGGTCAATTAGGTCTAAATCTAGGTTACCTGGGATAAAACCTGCGCCGATACCTTGAATTTTGTGTGGAGCAGGTTGAATTTCATCACCCGCAAGCGCTTGAGTGATGACTGGAGATTCCGCTGGCTCAACAGCAACAGAGATAATTGCTTTACCTTTTTCACCTTTAATGAAACGGCTTGTACCTGTTAGCGTACCACCAGTACCTACACCTGCAACGAACACATCAACTTGGCCGTCAGTCGCGTCCCAAATTTCAGGGCCTGTGGTTTTTTCATGGATTTGAGGGTTTGCTGGGTTGTTGAATTGTTGTAGAAGCAGATACTTTTCTGGGTTGCTTGCAACAATTTCTTCCGCTTTAGCAATAGCACCTTTCATGCCTTTTGCTGCTTCAGTCAGCTCTAGATTAGCACCTAGTGCTTTAAGTAGTTTACGGCGCTCCAAGCTCATTGACTCAGGCATAGTCAGTGTCAATTTGTAACCGCGAGCAGCAGCAACAAACGCAAGAGCAATACCAGTGTTACCACTTGTTGGTTCTACTAATTCAACGCCAGGCTTAAGTGTACCTTGTTTTTCTGCTTCCCAAATCATGTTTGCACCGATACGGCATTTAACGCTAAAGCTTGGGTTGCGAGATTCAATTTTCGCTAATACTTTTCCTTTGCTGACTTTATTTAGTCGTACTAGAGGAGTGTTGCCAATAGTAAGAGAG is part of the Vibrio diazotrophicus genome and harbors:
- the cysK gene encoding cysteine synthase A — protein: MSKIYEDNSLTIGNTPLVRLNKVSKGKVLAKIESRNPSFSVKCRIGANMIWEAEKQGTLKPGVELVEPTSGNTGIALAFVAAARGYKLTLTMPESMSLERRKLLKALGANLELTEAAKGMKGAIAKAEEIVASNPEKYLLLQQFNNPANPQIHEKTTGPEIWDATDGQVDVFVAGVGTGGTLTGTSRFIKGEKGKAIISVAVEPAESPVITQALAGDEIQPAPHKIQGIGAGFIPGNLDLDLIDRVETVTSDEAIDMARRLMEEEGILAGISSGAAVVAANRLAELPEFEGKTIVTVLPSSGERYLSTALFAGIFTEKENQQ
- a CDS encoding HPr family phosphocarrier protein, giving the protein MYEKKVEITAENGLHTRPAAQFVKEAKAFDADITVTSNGKSASAKSLFKLQTLGLVKGTVVTISAEGPQAQKAVDHLVALMDQLH